The following proteins come from a genomic window of Gimesia chilikensis:
- a CDS encoding LTA synthase family protein codes for MSKGIYTTEPFLNLTETNVETKAADCGPVRRFAALPERLYARFAEWSGRYTVLAIIFAIMLSFLLTLRVAMMVAYADLQKLTLLQGLSVFLVGLQFDVLVSLCFIIPQLTHFTFVPNRRVSGRINQSLFDLTWIIAFLFLPFICIAEFVFFEEFQSRLNYIAFEYIVYPREVCCNIWESYPIIELLTVVGLFSGCCWFLLRNHFQKQISTPLPFRRRLGFFATVLTAIALLWTSTSAESRQVSRDRVANECSWNGLYSFVYYAWTCHFDFNKNYLTLEDQEVNQRLREQIVGAGDHLKSESSNPVDRMVATGKPQRDYNVVIILEESLGSDFIGVLGDNRGLTPHFDELSKQGLLFDNFYATGNRTARALEAVMTSMPPIPTESILKRDHSERVFTIANVLAERGYERLFMTGGRGLFDGVRSFMKANGFNHFREQSDFQDPVFVNAWGVSDEDLFRKALGELDKLQENGRPFFATLLTVSNHRPYTYPEGRIPETEQTRNNAVKYADWALGYFFREAQSHEFYKNTIFVVMGDHGARVTGSQLFPMSSYRVPVLMIQPDGKGQGERCSTLGCTLDIAPTIMGRLGSDYRSVFFGYDVLQREPAHGRAIMQHNHDVALLDSENRMVVLGYGQSAEEFELNRANHQLDQRKIPDQEMVHNAIALFQSAYELYYSDRWFPDLKVTGSHKDDRI; via the coding sequence ATGTCAAAAGGAATCTATACAACCGAGCCGTTTCTCAATTTGACAGAAACCAATGTGGAGACGAAGGCGGCTGACTGCGGACCAGTGAGAAGATTTGCAGCCCTCCCCGAACGGTTGTATGCGCGGTTCGCGGAGTGGTCCGGACGGTATACCGTTCTGGCCATCATTTTTGCAATCATGCTCAGTTTTCTGCTGACGCTGCGGGTTGCGATGATGGTGGCTTATGCAGATCTGCAAAAGTTGACCCTGCTTCAGGGGCTGTCTGTATTTTTGGTGGGACTGCAATTCGATGTGCTGGTGTCACTTTGCTTTATCATTCCCCAGCTGACGCATTTTACATTCGTGCCGAATCGGCGTGTCTCGGGCCGAATTAACCAGAGTCTCTTCGATCTGACCTGGATCATCGCCTTTCTGTTTCTGCCTTTTATCTGCATCGCGGAGTTTGTTTTCTTCGAAGAGTTTCAATCGCGATTGAATTACATCGCGTTTGAATACATTGTCTATCCCCGTGAAGTCTGTTGTAACATCTGGGAGTCGTATCCGATCATAGAACTGTTGACCGTTGTTGGATTGTTTAGTGGTTGCTGCTGGTTTCTTCTGAGAAATCATTTTCAGAAACAGATTTCTACTCCACTGCCATTCCGTCGTCGCCTTGGTTTTTTTGCCACCGTGTTGACAGCGATTGCTCTACTCTGGACATCCACCAGTGCAGAGAGTCGTCAGGTCAGTCGTGATCGCGTGGCAAATGAATGCTCGTGGAACGGGCTGTATAGTTTTGTGTATTACGCCTGGACCTGCCATTTCGACTTCAACAAAAACTACCTGACTCTCGAAGATCAGGAAGTGAATCAGCGTTTACGGGAACAGATCGTGGGGGCCGGCGACCATTTGAAATCGGAGTCAAGTAATCCCGTGGATCGCATGGTGGCCACGGGTAAACCACAAAGAGACTACAATGTGGTTATCATTCTGGAAGAGAGTCTCGGGTCCGACTTCATCGGCGTACTGGGAGATAACCGGGGATTAACTCCCCACTTTGATGAGCTGAGTAAACAGGGGCTGTTGTTCGATAACTTTTATGCCACCGGTAATCGGACGGCACGGGCATTGGAGGCTGTGATGACCTCCATGCCTCCCATCCCTACCGAATCCATTCTGAAACGCGATCATTCCGAACGGGTCTTTACCATCGCGAATGTCCTGGCTGAGCGAGGTTACGAGCGGCTCTTCATGACCGGGGGGCGGGGACTATTTGATGGTGTGCGGTCATTCATGAAGGCCAACGGTTTCAATCACTTCCGTGAACAGTCTGATTTTCAGGATCCTGTGTTTGTCAACGCCTGGGGGGTCAGCGATGAAGATCTGTTTCGCAAGGCTCTGGGGGAACTCGACAAACTGCAGGAGAACGGTCGGCCGTTCTTTGCAACGCTGTTGACTGTGTCCAATCACAGGCCCTACACCTATCCTGAGGGACGCATTCCCGAGACAGAACAGACTCGGAATAATGCTGTAAAATACGCAGACTGGGCATTGGGATACTTTTTCAGGGAAGCGCAGAGCCACGAATTTTATAAAAATACGATTTTCGTGGTGATGGGAGATCATGGAGCCCGCGTTACCGGCAGCCAACTGTTTCCGATGAGTTCCTATCGGGTGCCGGTATTGATGATCCAGCCAGATGGGAAGGGGCAGGGAGAACGCTGCAGTACACTGGGATGTACGCTGGATATTGCTCCGACCATTATGGGGCGATTGGGGAGTGACTATCGTTCTGTCTTCTTTGGCTATGATGTACTTCAGAGAGAACCCGCACACGGTCGTGCCATCATGCAGCACAATCATGATGTCGCACTACTGGATTCAGAAAATCGGATGGTTGTACTTGGCTATGGACAATCAGCAGAAGAATTCGAACTGAATCGTGCCAACCATCAGCTGGATCAACGGAAAATTCCGGATCAGGAAATGGTCCACAATGCAATTGCGCTCTTCCAGTCTGCTTATGAACTCTACTACTCCGATCGCTGGTTTCCTGATTTGAAAGTCACCGGATCTCATAAAGACGATCGAATTTAA